A region of Ornithodoros turicata isolate Travis chromosome 5, ASM3712646v1, whole genome shotgun sequence DNA encodes the following proteins:
- the LOC135396186 gene encoding proton channel OtopLc-like: protein MQSCINRACNGSKISTGPALAASFPRQLTTVEETFEDQPVTVGFQLGSTPVHRGLLHEVAQRRAILHRRTHSLPSVDSDGDHSERIESPQHSVYVITKARKRSCIASGDNGSDIRFRHKRSFSAYMSSIENASMLWKNLTSLLSYIYAIFVVVFGGIFTMIRPVHVIGNEAIRMDHVFIATACFVGLFWLLFLHCDLTRYERRMRKERNSVSHLDSGSLRTDDMFNWFMIGRQSGYSFLTGRHSGSFYLKVGMTVFCCGHLIHEGLLLGQEIIAWMSSKPDCGDVSVLTVHIITPIFSFYQLFFMFKYSNIVINRFVGFAQFGIMHCIATSLSFWFSTIVDDAYGDFVEASLAVDGLNSQATNRSIKAADQLRNTSSVVRTSCSAADLFSPAYLAPMPYLYPFTIEFNLLLAGVWFIILQNLGQSAQSHEAERRNSVETVENNFVISADCHSANRGIFLGFMVLLVSLVILIVFFVTSCHEKHLETGTLVYHIQDGGLMLLAFVACLMAYTRVARLDVNGNPITLLDDFLLFIPLPFYFAHAILVVMAEIQDGGSTVRIVLQVLSVVQVITQTPLIIAGLRRCSNCPALRYEKPGREVISFLIVLNITMWIVYTFETKTAGRFFMGKSYYGLYAWIFVEHTTVPLMLFYRFHSSVCLADIWKSAYETE from the exons ATGCAGTCCTGCATCAACCGTGCCTGCAATGGCAGTAAAATCTCAACAGGACCAGCCTTGGCGGCATCATTTCCGCGCCAATTAACAACAGTTGAAGAAACGTTTGAAGACCAACCGGTTACTGTTGGTTTCCAGCTAGGATCGACACCAGTGCACAGGGGACTCCTGCATGAAGTG GCACAGCGCAGAGCTATTCTTCACCGAAGAACGCACAGCTTACCTTCCGTGGACTCTGACGGCGACCATTCAGAAAGGATTGAGTCTCCTCAGCATTCCGTGTATGTGATAACGAAGGCGAGAAAAAGGTCTTGCATCGCCTCGGGCGACAATGGCTCGGACATTCGCTTTCGTCACAAGAGGTCGTTCTCGGCATACATGTCCAGCATTGAGAATGCATCTATGCTGTG GAAGAATCTGACGTCACTGTTGAGCTACATCTACGCCATATTCGTGGTTGTCTTTGGAGGTATCTTCACTATGATACGACCCGTACACGTAATAGGGAACGAAGCCATCCGCATGGACCAC GTGTTCATAGCAACAGCCTGTTTCGTTGGACTTTTCTGGCTGCTGTTCCTTCACTGCGACCTCACTCGGTACGAACGACGGATGCGCAAGGAACGCAATTCAGTAAGCCATCTGGACAGCGGGTCACTGAGGACGGACGACATGTTCAACTGGTTCATGATTGGCAGACAGAGCGGATACAGTTTCCTTACTGGGCGGCACAGTGGCAGCTTCTATCTCAAAGTGGGCATGACAG TGTTCTGCTGCGGTCACCTGATACACGAGGGCCTGCTTCTTGGACAGGAGATTATAGCCTGGATGAGCTCAAAGCCGGACTGCGGAGATGTGTCAGTCCTGACTGTTCACATTATTACTCCTATCTTTTCATTCTACCAGCTCTTCTTCATGTTTAAATACTCAAAC ATCGTGATAAACCGGTTCGTAGGCTTCGCGCAGTTTGGCATCATGCACTGTATTGCCACGTCGCTGAGCTTCTGGTTCAGCACCATTGTTGATGACGCTTACGGTGATTTTGTGGAAGCCAGTTTGGCTGTCGACGGCCTCAATAGCCAAGCGACTAACAGAAGTATAAAAG CTGCTGACCAGCTCAGGAACACCTCCAGCGTTGTCCGCACCAGCTGTTCGGCTGCTGACCTCTTCTCGCCTGCGTACTTGGCACCCATGCCCTACCTTTACCCCTTCACCATAGAGTTCAACCTTCTTCTCGCTGGTGTCTGGTTCATCATCTTGCAGAACCTTGGCCAGTCTGCTCAGTCCCACGAGGCCGAACGGAGAAACTCCGTTGAAACTGTCGAGAACAACTTCGTCATTAGCGCCGATTGCCATTCTGCCAACAGAGGAATCTTCCTCGGCTTTATGGTACTCTTGGTATCTCTTGTCATACTCATAGTATTCTTTGTGACTTCGTGCCACGAAAAACACTTGGAAACCGGAACGCTGGTTTATCAtatccaagatggcggactgaTGCTGCTTGCGTTTGTGGCGTGTCTCATGGCTTACACGAGAGTTGCCCGGCTCGATGTGAACGGCAACCCCATCACGCTACTGGACGACTTCCTGCTCTTCATTCCGCTGCCGTTTTACTTCGCGCACGCGATACTCGTGGTTATGGCCGAGATTCAAGATGGCGGCAGTACGGTGCGCATTGTGCTGCAAGTGCTATCGGTTGTGCAAGTCATTACTCAGACGCCGCTGATTATTGCTGGGTTGAGGCGGTGCAGCAACTGTCCTGCTCTGAGGTATGAGAAGCCAGGCAGAGAGGTAATCTCTTTCCTGATAGTGCTCAATATCACCATGTGGATCGTGTACACATTTGAAACAAAAACGGCCGGTAGATTTTTCATGGGAAAGTCTTACTACGGTCTGTACGCGTGGATCTTTGTCGAACACACGACGGTACCGTTAATGCTGTTCTACCGGTTTCATTCTTCGGTATGCCTGGCTGATATTTGGAAGTCCGCTTATGAGACGGAGTGA